CTTGTGATGGCTCATTCATGAATGTTGCAGCTTATTGAGATTGAGGACAGACTACATCGACCTTTATCAAATACATTGGCCTGATCGGTTTGTATGTCAATACAACCCtctgtttcttgattttgttggaAAGGACTGATGATGTCTGATATATtgggagatttttctttttcttttagtgGATTTTCAACAGATATGTGCCGATGTTTGGAGAGTCTGAGTATGATCCAACCCATCAGTACAGAGCAATTACCATAGAGGAACAACTTGAGGCACTTGGCAGAGCCGTTGCCTCTGGTAAGGTCAGTAAACATATTTAAGACTTGGCCCTATGAATCTGTTCTTGCGATATTTTCTGACATCTCTGATTGCAAATATGCTTTGTAGATTAGATATGTTGGACTCAGTAATGAAACACCTTATGGTGTCATGAAATTCCTCCACGTTGCTGAAAGAGTTCCTTCCTATCCTAAGGTTGTGTCAGTGCAGGTAGTATTCCTCACTCTTGTTAGgaaatctctcttcttttcaccACTGCATATTGAGGCTAAATTTGCCTTGCCACCTTTGTTTTAGAATTGCTACAGTTTGCTCTGTCGAACTTTCGATTCAGGGATGGCAGAATGCTGCCATCACGAGAGGTATTTGTTCAACTGGatcccatcaaactttgcactaCTCTACATACTTGTGTGCTAGTAATCTTCTCTATTTGCAGatgttttcttttgatcttcttGGGTATTCTTTccttgattatttttttccccttttgaatTTATGTCTGCAGGATCAGCTTATTGGCCTACAGCCCTCTAGCGATGGGTATACTTTCTGGTAAATACTTTTGCCTGATGGTGGACCACCGGATGCTCGGTTGAATCTTTCGAAGGTGAAGCCCTGCATTTTACATTTATCTCTTTATTTCAGAAGTGTTCCCTCGGGATACATGGGCTTCATCTTACATAAATTGGGCTTCTTCTCCAGGGAGGTATTCAGAAGGAGAATCAAGGTACAACTTGTCCAATAGTATCGTGACGGCAGCAATCATGGTTGGTATATTCTTTCTGGAGATAACTTCTCGAATATAAATCATTCAAACAATCTAAGAAAGAAGGCGAAAAAAGAACTTTTAATACCTTTTGATCATATTGGATAAACACAATTTTTGCTTAAGTTTCTGATATAACTCCAATGATTACATTATGTTGCTTGGCaatgtttttaaagtttttgcaTGTTAGTGGTTGAGATTCTAGAATCCATCCCACTATGTGTTAGAAGATGATGTAACTGTGGGGGACTTCACCCttggctctctctcttcccccttctctctcttcaactaCCATACTAATGCTTTTATTGAGCATTTACATGAGCTTGTGGTCATGCACCTGCTTTTCATCATGAGTTTGTACTTCTGCCTATGGAAACCCGTgccccccttcttcttcttcctcctcctcctcccaaCCTTCATTTATTAAAATGTACAGGCTTCTTCTCCTGTCATTATCTTTGCCATAATTGGGATCCTGTACCAACTCTTTTAATCCTGTTTCTATTACAGGGTACCTTAAAATTGCAGACAAGTATGGACTACGTCCTGTAGTATTGGCAATTGGTATTGAACTGATCTTTGCTTGCCTCGTATGTGCTTAGTGTTCTATTGTTTGGTCTAGACATGTAAATTCTCCTGTTTGAATATCTTGAATATCCTTAGGAATCAACTTTTGCAACTTATCAAGTTTTTGTGATCTTTATTATATTAAAACCATATCCACTTTAGATGTGCTGTGTCTGGTGCAATGATGTGGAGTGAAATGGAATGCAACAAAAGCTCCAATCGTGAGAGAtcatacatttatttattttttgtttggtaagTATCGTGGGATTCAAATGGCTCAAAGGTTTAATAAGATAACTTAGCATATCGAGTTGTCTATTGAGATAATTCGCCTTTCCCTCACCTGTGGATTAAGCTTTCTTGGAATGCTTTTTGTGTTTTATATGAAACGCCAGGAATTGTAAGCTGCATAGTTTTCTCTTGTTAAAGATGTTGATGCTGTTCTTATAAGAATCAAGAGGGCTGCTTCCGGTAGAATATTTAGGGGTGATGATGTTAGggagaaaatttcttttgtagGCGCAAAGCTCTTTTGTAATTGGGAGCTTCTGAGTTGGCTTTCTCAATGTTGAACACATAGCGAAGTTGCTcctctgcttttcttttgttatgaATAATCTATAAACAGACTCACTGAAAAAGAATCATGATTTTCTAGAACCATAATTGGCGACTGAAGAATCATGATAATTAAGAACATTAACTACTTTATTAAATGTCATGATAATTGTGTGGAGACTTTTTGGCTACTAGCATCTTGGCATCTGGTTTGGAATAGCTGTGGCTCTAATTGAATACATAGTATTAGTGGTTTTGTTAACCTCGTGCTAATGCCCAGAGGGAGCTGTTAGCGCTGGTTGTCCCTCACCTTTCActaatcaaaaaagaaaagaggtaaTCTAGGAAATTATAGACCTTGCTGGACTGGGCAAAATTTTCAGCCTTAGAAACATTAATCTTGAAAAATTATCTGTGCCCACGTGAGTAGCTCAATGATACAGAGACAgagttaaaatttaggttttcACTAGTAGGAGTGAATTACTGGAGTTCACAATACTGTGCTTCTATTTATTAGTCTTTTATAATTGTGATGTCATGTTGAAACGAAGCAGAGATACTGCATTTGTTCCTTCTAGTTGCATAGACCATGTTTTCAGTTGTCTTTTGAAGTGCTATTGTTCTGCATGCCCTCAGTTTTTAAGCTCCTCTTTTGGTATGGCACATTTTTCCTCTTACAGCATTTTGCTTAATGCAGCCTTTGTTTTGAGACATCCTCTGGTAGCGAGTGCTATATTTGGCGGGAATATTGGGCCATTGCAAGGATCTGAGGAATTTCCTGATGTTGGCGGTAAAGTTGTTGGTTCTCATTCCAATACAATGCCCGATGTGCTAACAACTTAAGTTCTGTCCCACTCCATGTCCATCCACTCCTAGGAGCTGCAAAGATGTTTCTTGGGCTGTCGCTTCATTCTCACTGTGTACAAGTTGTATGATTTCCGTTTAATTGTTTTTGGGCGGTGCGGCGGTCTAGATtattctttcgtttttttttttaccatggcTATCTGAATCTTTCCTGGACACCTGCATAATGAGGATCGTCAGTGGTGATCGCATCCATGGCGTGAATGTCATATTTGAACAGCTCGGTGTCTCTTCAACTTTGGTTTGAAGGTTTCTGTTATTACAATTTGGGAGCATCTGATGTAATGTGGATATTGGTGTACAAATGTAGTTGAAAACAGCTTCGCTCTTGATGAAGCATCCGATGCCTTCAGTTTGAAATGAATAAATCTGAGAGATGCAATAATCATCTCATGGGATAATTCTTGGCACATATTCATTCTATCCTGACCATATTTATCTAGGGTGACTTTTGGCAAATTTTACGGCATTCAAAAGTTACTTTTAGCTGGCAGCCGGTGGCGACCCgcagggacccacctcccatgAGGTGTAGGTAAGTCGCGCAAATGACGAGGTGGGGAGTTGAACTCTGGCTTGCTCCACCATCTTTGCCACCAATGGGGTGGGTAAGATATGTGTATATTTGTgcaataaaaatcttaaaactcaTCATGAAAGTATGATTGAGTTTTAAAAAGGGCAATTAAGTATTTATGATTTTATCAATATGCCCAATTTGCCATTACAACTGAAATACATGCCTAACCCCAAAATTGCTCATCTTTCTCATTTCACTTTTTATATGGCATGGGTCGCATTCACGGCTAATAATATTTACATAACCATGTTTATCGATATAAAAAACATTTATCTCCCGATACTTTTCATATTGTAAAGTGGGGCTCCTAAAAGATTCTATGCATCCTAACATCTCTACCCACATGTTGTAGCTTATCATCAGTCCAAATTGCGAGGCATTAATTCTAACGTGacttatttctcaattttttcttaatctaGATTTACTAATCAAGTTAATTACTAAACTCTATGTACTTGCTAATTGAACCATGTGAAAATCCAACACTATATTAAATGTCCCAGACTATGTTAAATTGTCAAAACAACCCActtttcaaaatggttttgcaaTGAAGTGCAAATTTTGATTAGTTAGATAAAATGTCTAGATTGGACAATTAATTGTGTAATAAACCAAGAACCTACCATCATAAGTATCCTTAATATGTAAACAGCTCCCATAGTTTTCAGTTTTACAATATGAGACCTTAACTtattgaaattatgaaattgcCCCTACTCTACAATTCTTACATTTTGGAccaaatttcatttcctttgatTAATAAAACTTAATCACTAACTAAAAATTTTGACCAATGAAGTTTGCTATTCACAAAAGAATTTATATGCAGtgaatatatgttttttttttcttgtaggACACAATTATTGTTGCATCTATTTACATTCATAGTTTCATCTTTCTAATATCTCTACTCGTCAAAGTCATTCAAAATCCTCTTGAAATCATTCAACCATGtttttaattatgaaatatATCCATTTTCTATACAACGACTCATAGCATCTTCTAGTGGCATCATAAACATAATGGATCTTTCATGcaatatcaataataatttcaagataaaagcATCGGTAGGCATCAACGAGCAGGTAGGCATCAACGAGCATCATTTTCATCTTAAATGGACATGGCATCACCTCCATGATACAAAATCATATAAATTCACTCATACATAGAGTTGAGAAAATGTATTGatagaaaaatgtaatattatGTACATCTCTAATGAAGAATACATGAGTCTATGCATAAGGCTTTAGAGCTTAACTATCTAAGGtaacaaaatatcaatttcatcaaaagaaTCAAATTGGAATCAGTTAAGATACATCTCCTAAATATATCTATATCTCTAACATCCCCTTTCAACCTTAAGGTGATTTGAAAGAAATCAACTTGAGTTTGGAGAAGAGATCTAGAAAATGCCTAGGTGGATGTGTCTTGGTAAAGACATCATCAATCTGTTCAGTGGATGAAGTAGAGACTAGTTGAACAATGCCATGAAGAATATCAGATTGAATAAAATGATAGTCTATCTCAATATGCTTAGTTTGTTCATGGAAAACATCATTATGTGCTATTTGAATAGCACTTCGATTATCGTAATGAATTAATATTCCACTCCGTTGATGCACTTCCATGTCTTTTAGTAGCCAATGCAACCATAGTAACTCTGATGTTGTATTAGCAAGAGCTTGATGTTCTACTTCTATACTAGATTGAGTAATAATAGTCCGTTTCTTACTATGCCAAGAGACGAGAGACAAgtgcccaaaaagaaacagtaGCCTTTAGTGGAGTGATGATCTTGAGGGTTATCAGCCTAGTTAGCATAAGAATAAGCCTCCAATTCCAAGGTAGATTGAGAATAATAGTGAAGGCCATGAAATAATATACCCTTGATGTAGCGAAGAATTTAAAGTATTGTAGCAAAATGTGTCGTGTGAGGCGCAATCATGTACTGACTAACAATATGGACAGCATATGTAATGTCGGGTCGAGTGATAGTGAGATATATAAGGTTGTCGACAAGCTGTCGATAAAGTGTAAGATTCAAAAGAGGAGCCCCATTTCTAGCATCAAATTTAGCATTAGTCTCAATAGGAGTGGTAGTGATCCTGTTATCAGTAAGCCTAGCTCGAGAGATAAGATTAGTGGCATGTTTGGCTTGTGAAAGATAATAACCGGAGGGATTTGAATCAATCTCCAAGCCTAAAAAGTAACTGAGTTGCCTGAGATCTTTCATTTCATATTGTTGACTTAGATATTGCTTAAACTTTGAAATGCCAATATAATCATTGCTAGTAATAACCATGTTGTCCATATATAAGAGTAGCATAATATACCCACGAGATATGTGTTGAACAAAAGAGCATGATCATAAGGACTGCATTTGAAGCCAAGAGATTCCATGTTAGAGCTAGATTTGGAATACCATGCACGAGGAGCTTGTTTTGAACCATATAATGCTTTGCGTAATCGACACACTTTGTTGGAAGAATGAGTATATCTAGGAGAAGGCACCATATAGACTTCTTCCATAAGATCaccattcaagaatgcatttttaaTATCCATCTTGAATAGAGACCGGCTCTTAACTACAACAATAGCAAGAAGACTATGGACAAAAGTAAGACTTATAACAAGAACGAAAGTCTATTCATAGTCAACTCCATATTCCTAAGTAAAGTCTTTCGCCACTAGTCGAGCTTTGTAACGATCCATAGTACCATCTGCCTTTATTTTAATCTTATATACAACCTATAGCGGACTTATCAGGAAGTAAATCAACCAAATCAACTCATCTACCATTGCTTGTTGCCATAGAGGATTAGTGTTGGCTTCTCTATATGTACGAGGTTAAGAAAGGGAAGCAATAATAGAGTAGTAGTGATAATCACGAAGTCGAATAAGAGGTTGACTTACTTTGGTGAAGCGACGGATAGAGGATGATGGAATGTCAACTGGTGGAGAATCCACTGATGGAGTAGACATGTTAGAAGCTGCAAAGGTGGTATCGTCAGTAGAACCTGCATCAAAATTagaaggaggagggggagatAGTTTTGGAGAGGGAGATTCACGAGTGGAGGAAGATGTGGGGTCTTCCGAAAATAAATCCATAGAAGTATTAGTGAAGAAAGGAACATGAGACAATGACTTGAAGGgatgaagagaagaaaacatcTTGTGTTCTCAAAATGTAACATGACAAGATAAACAAAGACGATTCGATATAGGATCCCAACATTTGTAACCTTTGTGCACAATACCATTCCAAGGAAGCAACATAATTGAGCACAAAGCTCTAACTTTGTGCATTCATGTAGGAGAAGATGTACAAAGCAAGGATTACCAATGACTCGGAAAAGATTGTAGTTGGGTACACTACCATGCAAATGCTCATAAGGAGAAATGTTACCTATTACAGGTGACAGAGTATGATTAATGGTGTATACAATAGTGAGACAAGCCTCTCCCCAAAAAAATTTCGGAAAAGAAGCGGAGACTAGAAGAGTATGAGTAATATCTAAAATATGCCTATGTTTACATTTTGCTTGACCATTTTGCTGGGAAGTCCTTGGACAAGAACGATGAACAATAGTGCCATTTTGGGAGAGAATTTTAAGAAATTCGGTGACTCAAAATTCCATGGCATTATTAGTGTGGAAAACCTTGATATCTTGAGAAAATTGTGTTTTTATCATGGCAGCAAAATCATGATAGATATGAGGAAAGTCAGATCGaattttcataagataaagcCATGTATAACGAGAATGATCATTCACAAAGATTACAAAATAGCAAGCGCCTCCCACAGATGGTCCCCAAATATTAGAGTGAATAAGATCAAAAGGAGCTTGAGAGACATATTCACTAAGATCAAAATGCAAGGCATGATATTTTCTCAATTGGCAAGGTAGgcaatcaaaatgtttattatCAAGAGAACATAAATGACCAATGAAATTAAGGATTTTAATCTATAGGATGAAGCATGACCTAACCGAGAATGCCAAGTTTTAGATGACATTGTGGCTACACAACCGGTAAAGGAGTTGGCAATATTCAAGGAAACAAGCTCAAATGGCCGGCCCACTCTATGGTCTATCCCAATAGTCTGTCCTGTCCGTAGATCCTACACATGACAACCATGAGAAAAGAAGTGGACATCAAAGCCAAGTTCACATAATTGTCCTACTAAGTTAAATTTAGGGACAATTTGGGAATGATGAATGTATTAGGTAAGGATAATGTATATGTTGAAATGTTTCTTGTATAGCTAACTCTAATTTGAGAATTATCTGCAGTGTGAATAGGAGGGAcatgtgaattgaatgatttggATTGAAATAAATCAGGATTGGAGGTCATATGATCATAGCAAGCAGAGTCAGAATACCACGAATCAGAAGTACCTAAAGCGACAAACATAATAGATGGAACAAAGAAGCTAGAAGTACCAAACTCTCGAAGAATGAGATGAAGATCCTCTAACGAAAAACGTAACAGACAATCTATTAGGAGAAGTCTTTACGATAGTAGTGGTGACAGATGAATTTGCACGTAGACCTTGATTTTTGGATCGATTAGCAGTCCTTGTAAGTTGTGTAGGTTGTACTTGATGGTAATTGAACATCAAAACTTCTAATTTATCCATAATAGGCACTATACCAACTTCGACATAGTAGATTGGACCAAAAAAGTGCAGAAACTAATACCTAGAGAGCTTGTATGGAGTAAATAAGGCTAAAAACGGCTTAGAACGTCAAATAACTTTGAGTAACGTTGTAGGGCGTGTGCCTACGTTCGGCGGCAATTGGTGACCAAATTTCAGTATTTCTCTCGTCAGAGGATGGCAAGTCTGATGATCACGGCATTTTTCTGAAATCAACAGTGCAAGTATGTTGGACAACGACTCAAAAGTTTGGTCTTGATGAATAATCGGTAGAGATGCATGGCGGCCACCTTGTAGCAGACTTGATGGGCACACCTTAGTTGCCTTAGGAAAGGAGGCTTTGATACAAAGTTGAGAAAATGTATTGatagaaaaatgtaatatttagTACATCTTTAATGAAGAATATATGAGCCTATATATAAGGCTTTAGAGCTTAACTATCTAAGGTAATGAAATATCAATTATATCAAAAGAATcaaatagaatcaattaagataCATCTCTTAAATATATCTATATCTCTAATACATAGTTTGCCTCTTATTAGCTCATTAGGTAATCATTAACTTCTTTTAACAACGTGAATggataatattatttatactTTAAGCTAAAACCAAATAAGGATCAAGATTACTAAGAGAAACAAACCACTTTACCCCCTAGAGATTCACTTGCCTTGGATGGAAAGTTTGAGTGAATATAGAGCTTAATCCgcctaaaaatcaaataatgcaATCTTGAATTAACACTAGTTAAGTAAATCAAACACCTAATTCAACATTGGtctaaaaatcaataatgatgTTACTCATGTGACTACCAACGtttgttgaccaaaaaaaaaaaaaaaacctttagtgaaagatattttgttgaagaaaaaattcCAGCAAAACAAACTCAatgaattttcacttttgataaTAATCTATATGCCTATCTAGCCATATTGGTTGCACCTAAAAATACTATGTCAACACGTTTTTTACCTTCAATCTTCGACAACAACTCATGTGCTAATTTTTATTCACTTGTGCATATTAAAGTtagtaaaattaatttaccaaTTGACTTTTCTCAATTATGACTAATATGAAAACCAATAAGTTCCACGTTCATGAACCTTCAAAGCATTTTCATTGATTCTAACTCGTGTCACCCTTTTTGACCCTTTAAAAGATTTAATAACCCTTAGCAAAGTCACATACTTAAATATTACAACTTCAAAagctaatttttagaaattttcatagCTTAACAAATTCACTGACAggtctttaattaattaaagttatCAAACAATTCATTCAGACCATTAATCATCTTAATATCCTAAATAATAGTAGGAAGCAAAGAAACTTCAAGATGTCATGCTACGGCTACGATGCGGTGGAACAATCGCATATTAATCTGTTCACCGCGAGTCCGTGcatttcctctttctcttcacGGGTTAGTCTAGCTGTGTATAGGAGGATATGGCATCAAGCTAAGTGATTGTGTGACCAGCCCCACGATCTCTAAGTCTAGATAGGACATGAGGTCCTCACGACCCGACTTTAAGACCTGGACCTAAGAACCCAATTAGAAAAAATTGTGCAATTATTTCATCTCACTGAAGAATATATTTCATGTGATATGTACATTATAATTCCACCCAAACAGCTATGACAAGTCATGACAGTGATGATGGGATTTCATTGACTAATCATAATAGTTCAGCCATTATGAAATCcatttgtgacaagttttactACGCCCCTACTGTTTATACATATCTCGattttaagtgatttttttatccCATGTGCTGCTATCACATAATATACCGTCGCAAGAACCTATTAGCGGGTTAAAAACCTTGTAATTTTTAGATGCCAAATATTGGGTAGCGccacgtaaaaaaaaaatagagagtaaaaatgagaaagataatTTGCTTGATTATCACACCTCAACATGGCTCCACCtttactttaaatttttctttttcaacttttctCAAATTGTAGCTCccatcacacacacacactctctctctctctctcttcacttcattttcttcttcatccttcacCAACCGTCCCAATTGATGAGGAGTATGAATCACATCTCAACATAGCCCACCCCAACTTTATTCCACCCCCACTTTATTAGTACCTtcaaatttctctatttctgttTTCTCAAATTGCATCTCCCatcactctcactctctctcttctcacttcCTTTTATTCCGAGTCATAGCCATGACACGTCATCTTGTGCGAGTTGTCGTTTGCGTGTTTGGTGAGATAATCATAGTCGTGACTCATCATCCCGTGCAAGTTGTCGTTTGCGTGTTTGGAGAGATTATGTGGCATCATTCTCATTGTCGTTTGCGTGTTTGGTGAGAATATGTGGCTtccttcttgttgttgtttgcGTGTCATAGCCATGACATGTCATTCTATGTGAGTTGTCATTTGCGTTTTTGGTGAGACTATGTGGCATTATTCTCAGAGTATGTAGTAAAATCCTAATACCTTCTTCTAGGTAGAGACTATGTGGCATTATTCTCATTGTACTATGTGGCCTCATTCTCATTGTCAGGAGTGCACAGTAGAAGCCTTCTCGATGTC
The sequence above is drawn from the Eucalyptus grandis isolate ANBG69807.140 chromosome 11, ASM1654582v1, whole genome shotgun sequence genome and encodes:
- the LOC120289962 gene encoding protein tas-like, with product MSMAVPLFNLAPDLSVSRLCLGTMTFGEQNSMSESFRLLDHAFGAGINFFDSAEMYPVPQRADTQGRSEEYLGRWVRDRKIPRDRVVLATKVSGPSGQMTWIRDGPKCVDAWNISKQLIIGNLLRLRTDYIDLYQIHWPDRYVPMFGESEYDPTHQYRAITIEEQLEALGRAVASGKIRYVGLSNETPYGVMKFLHVAERVPSYPKVVSVQNCYSLLCRTFDSGMAECCHHERISLLAYSPLAMGILSEVFPRDTWASSYINWASSPGRYSEGESRYNLSNSIVTAAIMGYLKIADKYGLRPVVLAIAFVLRHPLVASAIFGGNIGPLQGSEEFPDVGGKVVGSHSNTMPDVLTT